One segment of Panicum virgatum strain AP13 chromosome 1K, P.virgatum_v5, whole genome shotgun sequence DNA contains the following:
- the LOC120695092 gene encoding trifunctional UDP-glucose 4,6-dehydratase/UDP-4-keto-6-deoxy-D-glucose 3,5-epimerase/UDP-4-keto-L-rhamnose-reductase RHM1-like produces the protein MATLYKPKNILITGAAGFIASHVATRIVKKYPDYKIVVLDKLDYCSNLKNLLSVSSSPNFKFVKGDIASADLVNFILVTENIDTVMHFAAQTHVDNSFGNSFEFTKNNIYGTHVLLEACRQITGQIKRFIHVSTDEVYGETDEDAVVGNHEMSQLLPTNPYAATKAGAEMLVMAYGRSYGLPVITTRGNNVYGPNQFPEKLIPKFILLAMRGQPLPIHGDGSNVRSYLYCEDVAEAFEVILHRGEVGHVYNIGTKKERTVMNVAKDICKLFNLEADKAIKFVDNRPFNDQRYFLNNEKLMSLGWSERTHWEEGLRKTMEWYVSNSDYWGDVSGALLPHPKAMVMPGGYEGSKEIKGMLAQFNNIQTKVAPTSDSVLETHPFKFLIYGRTGWIGGLLGKICEKQGIPYEYGKGRLQERSSLILDIQTIKPTHVFNAAGVTGRPNVDWCESHKPETIRTNVVGTLTLADVCREHGLLMINYATGCIFEYDAQHPEGSGIGFKEEDTPNFTGSFYSKTKAMVEELLKEYENVCTLRVRMPISSDLSNPRNFVTKISRYDKVVNIPNSMTILDELLPISIEMAKRNLRGIYNFTNPGVVSHNEVLEMYKQYIDPSFKWTNFTLEEQAKVIVAPRSNNELDTTKLEQEFPELLSIKDSLIKYVFEPNRKVPAN, from the exons ATGGCGACACTGTACAAACCTAAGAACATCCTCATCACTGGGGCTGCTGGGTTTATTGCCTCCCATGTCGCTACCCGCATCGTGAAGAAGTACCCTGACTACAAGATCGTCGTCCTCGACAAGCTTGACTACTGCTCCAACCTGAAGAACCTGCTCTCCGTGAGCTCGTCGCCAAACTTCAAGTTTGTCAAGGGCGACATCGCGAGCGCCGACCTTGTCAACTTCATCCTCGTCACAGAGAACATTGACACTGTGATGCACTTTGCAGCCCAGACACACGTCGACAATTCCTTTGGGAACTCCTTCGAGTTCACCAAGAACAATATTTATGGTACACATGTCCTTCTTGAGGCCTGCCGGCAGATCACCGGTCAGATCAAGAGGTTCATCCATGTCAGCACTGATGAGGTTTATGGAGAGACAGATGAGGATGCAGTTGTTGGCAACCATGAGATGTCACAGCTGCTCCCCACAAACCCCTATGCAGCCACCAAAGCCGGAGCAGAGATGCTTGTCATGGCCTATGGGAGATCCTATGGTCTTCCAGTCATCACTACTCGGGGAAACAATGTCTATGGCCCTAACCAATTCCCGGAGAAGCTCATCCCAAAGTTCATTCTCTTGGCCATGAGAGGGCAACCCCTTCCAATCCATGGTGATGGATCCAATGTCCGGAGCTACCTCTATTGTGAGGATGTCGCCGAGGCATTTGAGGTCATTCTTCATCGTGGAGAGGTTGGACATGTTTATAACATTGGGACAAAGAAAGAGAGGACGGTCATGAATGTGGCAAAAGATATATGCAAGCTTTTCAATCTGGAAGCCGACAAAGCTATCAAGTTTGTTGACAACAGGCCTTTCAATGATCAGAGGTACTTCCTCAACAATGAGAAGCTCATGAGCCTTGGATGGTCCGAGCGCACTCACTGGGAGGAGGGCCTGAGGAAGACAATGGAATGGTATGTGTCTAATTCCGACTACTGGGGTGATGTTTCTGGGGCATTGTTGCCTCATCCAAAGGCAATGGTGATGCCTGGAGGGTATGAGGGCTCTAAGGAGATTAAAGGAATGCTTGCTCAATTTAATAACATTCAGACAAAGGTAGCTCCAACATCAGATAGTGTTCTGGAAACACATCCCTTCAAATTCTTGATATATGGTCGGACTGGATGGATTGGTGGACTTCTTGGAAAAATATGTGAGAAGCAGGGAATCCCATATGAATATGGAAAAGGTCGCTTGCAAGAGCGTTCTTCACTCATCCTAGACATCCAAACGATTAAGCCAACACATGTCTTCAATGCTGCTGGTGTTACTGGCAGACCCAATGTTGACTGGTGTGAATCTCACAAGCCAGAAACCATCCGTACCAATGTTGTTGGTACCTTGACTCTAGCTGATGTGTGTAGGGAGCATGGCTTATTGATGATAAACTATGCCACAGGGTGCATATTCGAATATGATGCACAACATCCTGAAGGATCAGGTATCGGCTTCAAAGAGGAGGACACACCAAATTTTACTGGTTCATTTTACTCGAAGACCAAGGCAATG GTCGAAGAGCTACTGAAGGAATATGAGAATGTCTGCACCCTGCGTGTCCGGATGCCCATATCTTCTGACCTTAGCAACCCCCGGAATTTCGTGACAAAGATCAGCCGTTACGACAAGGTGGTGAACATCCCAAACAGCATGACAATACTGGATGAGCTCCTGCCGATCTCAATCGAGATGGCCAAGAGGAACCTGCGGGGCATCTATAATTTCACCAACCCTGGCGTCGTCAGCCACAACGAGGTCCTGGAGATGTACAAGCAGTACATTGACCCTAGCTTCAAGTGGACAAACTTCACCCTCGAGGAGCAGGCCAAGGTCATCGTCGCGCCCCGGAGCAACAACGAGTTAGACACCACCAAGCTGGAGCAGGAGTTCCCCGAGTTGCTGTCGATCAAAGACTCGTTGATCAAGTACGTCTTCGAGCCAAACAGGAAGGTGCCAGCAAACTGA